A genomic segment from Bacillus cereus G9842 encodes:
- the pyrD gene encoding dihydroorotate oxidase B catalytic subunit — MNRLQVELPGLSLKNPIIPASGCFGFGREYAQFYDLSVLGSIMIKATTEQPRYGNPTPRVAETPGGMLNAIGLQNPGLDKVMNSELPWLEQFDLPIIANVAGSQAEDYVAVAKEISKAPNVHALELNISCPNVKTGGIAFGTNPEIAADLTKRVKEVSEVPVYVKLSPNVANIVEIAKAIENAGADGLTMINTLLGMRLDLKTAKPILANRTGGLSGPAIKPVAIRMVHEVSQAVNIPIIGMGGIETAEDVIEFFYAGASAVAVGTANFIDPFVCPTIIEELPALLDELGFDHISECQGRSWKQTCHSR, encoded by the coding sequence ATGAACAGATTGCAAGTTGAATTACCAGGATTATCATTAAAAAATCCAATTATACCGGCATCTGGATGCTTTGGATTTGGTCGTGAATATGCACAGTTTTACGATTTAAGTGTACTAGGATCAATCATGATTAAAGCCACGACAGAACAACCACGTTATGGAAATCCAACGCCTCGTGTTGCTGAAACACCAGGCGGCATGTTAAATGCAATCGGACTTCAAAACCCGGGATTAGACAAAGTAATGAATTCGGAATTACCATGGTTAGAACAATTTGACCTTCCAATTATTGCGAACGTTGCAGGCTCACAGGCTGAGGATTACGTAGCGGTTGCGAAGGAAATTTCTAAAGCGCCTAATGTCCATGCACTAGAATTAAATATTTCTTGTCCAAACGTAAAAACAGGTGGTATCGCCTTTGGTACAAATCCTGAAATTGCTGCTGATTTAACGAAGCGAGTAAAAGAGGTTTCTGAAGTACCTGTATACGTGAAATTGTCACCGAACGTGGCAAACATAGTGGAAATTGCAAAAGCGATTGAAAATGCAGGTGCAGATGGTTTAACGATGATTAATACATTGCTTGGTATGCGTCTAGATTTAAAAACAGCTAAACCAATTTTAGCAAACCGTACAGGCGGATTATCAGGTCCTGCGATTAAGCCAGTAGCAATTCGCATGGTACATGAAGTAAGCCAAGCGGTTAACATTCCAATTATCGGAATGGGCGGTATTGAAACAGCGGAAGATGTAATTGAATTCTTCTACGCTGGCGCAAGCGCAGTTGCAGTAGGTACAGCGAACTTTATCGATCCGTTCGTATGTCCGACAATTATTGAAGAGTTACCAGCATTACTAGATGAATTAGGATTTGATCATATTTCGGAATGTCAAGGAAGGAGCTGGAAGCAAACATGTCACAGTCGTTAA
- a CDS encoding carbamoyl phosphate synthase small subunit, with translation MKRQLILEDGTVLIGKGFGGEIEKSGEVVFTTGMTGYQETLSDPSYCGQIVTFTYPLIGNYGINRDDFESIHPSVNGLIVNEICDHPSNFRNEISLNDYLKERNIPGLAGIDTRKLTRKIRQYGTLRGRLCNMDADVEYIVSQLKATVFTDHVKRVSTKDPYPSPGRGHRVVLVDFGMKHGILRELNKRDCDVIVVPYNTTAEEILRLSPDGIMLSNGPGDPKDVPEAIEMLKDIIGKVPLFGICLGHQLFALASGANTSKLKFGHRGLNHPVKHLATGKVAITSQNHGYAVEEESVKNTELEITHVALNDGTVEGLRHTKFPAFTVQYHPEASAGPEDANDLFEDFLEMIENFKKEGEELCQNA, from the coding sequence ATGAAAAGACAACTTATCTTAGAAGATGGAACAGTATTAATTGGAAAAGGTTTCGGAGGCGAAATTGAAAAGTCAGGTGAGGTTGTATTTACAACAGGAATGACTGGATATCAAGAAACATTATCTGATCCATCATATTGCGGTCAAATCGTAACATTCACGTACCCATTAATCGGAAACTACGGCATTAACCGTGACGATTTTGAATCGATTCACCCATCTGTAAATGGCTTAATCGTAAACGAAATTTGTGATCACCCATCAAACTTCCGTAATGAAATTTCGTTAAATGATTACTTAAAAGAAAGAAATATCCCAGGGTTAGCAGGAATTGATACAAGAAAATTAACGAGAAAAATTCGTCAATACGGTACATTACGTGGACGTCTATGTAACATGGATGCAGATGTAGAATACATCGTGAGCCAATTAAAAGCGACAGTATTTACAGATCACGTGAAACGCGTATCAACGAAAGATCCATACCCAAGCCCAGGCCGTGGACACCGAGTTGTACTTGTAGACTTCGGAATGAAACATGGTATTTTACGAGAATTAAACAAACGTGACTGTGATGTAATTGTAGTACCTTACAATACAACAGCAGAAGAAATTTTACGCCTTAGCCCAGATGGAATTATGTTAAGTAACGGACCTGGAGATCCGAAAGATGTACCAGAAGCAATTGAAATGTTAAAAGACATTATCGGTAAAGTTCCTTTATTCGGAATTTGCTTAGGACATCAACTATTCGCTCTAGCATCTGGTGCGAATACAAGTAAGTTAAAATTCGGTCACCGTGGTTTAAACCATCCAGTAAAACATCTTGCAACTGGAAAAGTAGCAATTACATCTCAAAATCATGGTTACGCAGTAGAAGAAGAATCAGTTAAAAATACAGAACTTGAAATTACACATGTCGCTTTAAATGATGGAACAGTAGAAGGTCTTCGTCATACGAAGTTCCCAGCATTTACAGTGCAATACCATCCAGAAGCTTCAGCAGGACCAGAAGATGCAAATGATTTATTCGAAGATTTCTTAGAAATGATTGAAAACTTCAAGAAAGAAGGGGAAGAGTTATGCCAAAACGCCTAG
- the carB gene encoding carbamoyl-phosphate synthase large subunit, with the protein MPKRLDINTILVIGSGPIVIGQAAEFDYSGTQACQSLREEGYKVILVNSNPATIMTDTATADKVYIEPLTLEFVSRIIRKERPDAILPTLGGQTGLNMAVELAKSGILEECGVEILGTKLSAIEQAEDRDLFRTLMQELNEPIPSSTIIHTLEEAHEFVKEIGYPVIVRPAFTMGGTGGGICSNEEELIEIVSGGLKHSPVTQCLLEKSIAGCKEIEYEVMRDSNDNAIVVCNMENIDPVGVHTGDSIVVAPSQTLSDREYQMLRNTSLRIIRALGIEGGCNVQLALDPHSFQYYVIEVNPRVSRSSALASKATGYPIAKLAAKIAVGLTLDEIINPVTQKTYACFEPALDYVVSKIPRWPFDKFESANRTLGTQMKATGEVMSIGRNLEQSLLKAVRSLELGVYHLELEHLKELDKETMKKRIIKADDERLFIVAEAIRQGVTKEEINEWCEMDFFFLQKVENIVNMEREVKANVGNMEVLQTAKEMGFSDHYVAAAWNKTEREIYDMRKESNITPVYKMVDTCAAEFESATPYYYSTYGDENESVRTDRKSVVVLGSGPIRIGQGVEFDYATVHSVWAIKEAGYEAIIVNNNPETVSTDFSISDKLYFEPLTIEDVMHIIDLEKPEGVIVQFGGQTAINLAAKLEEHGVKILGTSLEDLDRAEDRDKFEAALTQLGIPQPVGKTATTVEQAVAIAEEIGYPVLVRPSYVLGGRAMEIVYRQEELLHYMKNAVKVHAEHPVLIDRYMVGKEIEVDAISDGENVFIPGIMEHIERAGVHSGDSIGVYPPQSLSEKLKEQIIEHTIALGKGLNIVGLLNIQFVVFKDQVYVIEVNPRASRTVPFLSKITGVPMANVATKVILGQDLVEQGYGTGYHPEEKEVYVKAPVFSFAKLRSVDTTLGPEMKSTGEVMGKDLTLEKALYKGLVASGINIPTHGSVIITVADKDKEEAMEIAKRFHEIGYNLLATAGTAQSLAEQNIPVQVVNKIDSEDYNLLDIIRQGKAQFVINTLTKGKQPARDGFRIRRESVENGVACLTSLDTTRAILRVLESMTFSAHSMKEITQTKRHEVVHA; encoded by the coding sequence ATGCCAAAACGCCTAGACATTAACACAATTTTAGTAATCGGATCAGGACCAATTGTAATTGGGCAAGCAGCAGAGTTTGACTACTCTGGTACACAAGCTTGTCAATCTCTTAGAGAAGAAGGTTACAAAGTAATCCTTGTTAACTCTAACCCAGCAACAATTATGACAGATACTGCAACAGCAGATAAAGTATATATAGAACCATTAACACTAGAATTCGTAAGCCGTATCATTCGTAAAGAACGTCCAGATGCAATCTTACCAACATTAGGTGGTCAAACAGGTTTAAACATGGCTGTTGAACTTGCGAAATCAGGCATACTTGAAGAGTGTGGAGTTGAAATTTTAGGAACGAAATTATCAGCAATTGAGCAAGCGGAGGATCGTGATTTATTCCGTACATTAATGCAGGAATTAAATGAACCAATTCCATCTAGTACCATCATTCATACGCTAGAAGAAGCACATGAATTTGTAAAAGAAATTGGATATCCAGTTATTGTTCGCCCAGCATTTACAATGGGGGGAACAGGTGGCGGAATCTGTAGTAATGAAGAAGAACTAATTGAAATCGTATCAGGTGGATTAAAACATAGTCCAGTAACACAATGTTTATTAGAAAAGAGCATTGCTGGTTGTAAGGAAATTGAATATGAAGTAATGCGTGATTCAAATGATAACGCGATTGTAGTATGTAATATGGAAAATATCGATCCAGTTGGAGTTCACACAGGTGATTCTATCGTAGTAGCACCGAGCCAAACATTAAGTGACCGTGAATATCAAATGTTACGAAACACTTCATTACGAATTATTCGTGCATTAGGAATTGAAGGTGGATGTAACGTTCAGCTTGCACTTGATCCACATAGCTTCCAATACTATGTAATCGAAGTAAACCCGCGTGTAAGTCGTTCATCTGCACTAGCATCTAAAGCAACTGGATATCCAATTGCGAAGCTAGCGGCAAAAATTGCAGTCGGTCTAACATTAGATGAAATTATAAACCCAGTAACGCAAAAAACATACGCTTGCTTCGAGCCAGCATTAGACTATGTCGTTTCAAAAATTCCGCGCTGGCCATTTGATAAGTTTGAATCAGCAAACAGAACACTGGGTACACAAATGAAGGCAACTGGTGAAGTTATGTCAATCGGACGTAACTTAGAGCAATCATTATTAAAAGCGGTTCGTTCTTTAGAACTTGGCGTTTATCACTTAGAGTTAGAGCATTTAAAAGAACTTGATAAAGAAACAATGAAAAAACGCATTATAAAAGCTGATGATGAGCGACTGTTTATTGTAGCAGAAGCAATTCGTCAAGGTGTAACGAAAGAAGAAATCAACGAATGGTGTGAAATGGACTTCTTCTTCTTACAAAAAGTTGAAAACATCGTAAATATGGAACGTGAAGTAAAAGCGAATGTAGGAAATATGGAAGTACTACAAACTGCGAAAGAAATGGGCTTCAGCGATCACTACGTTGCAGCAGCTTGGAATAAAACAGAGCGTGAAATTTACGATATGCGTAAAGAAAGCAATATAACTCCTGTTTATAAAATGGTAGATACTTGTGCGGCAGAGTTTGAATCTGCAACACCATACTACTACAGCACATATGGTGACGAGAATGAATCGGTTAGAACAGATCGTAAGAGTGTAGTAGTTCTAGGATCTGGTCCAATCCGTATCGGTCAAGGTGTTGAGTTTGACTACGCAACTGTTCACTCTGTATGGGCAATTAAAGAAGCTGGATATGAGGCAATCATTGTTAATAACAATCCAGAAACAGTTTCAACAGACTTCAGTATTTCTGACAAATTATATTTTGAACCATTAACAATCGAAGATGTAATGCACATTATCGATTTAGAAAAGCCAGAAGGTGTTATCGTTCAGTTCGGTGGACAAACGGCAATTAACTTAGCGGCGAAATTAGAAGAACACGGTGTGAAAATTTTAGGAACATCACTTGAAGATTTAGACCGCGCAGAAGATCGTGATAAGTTTGAAGCAGCTCTAACACAGCTTGGTATCCCGCAACCAGTTGGTAAAACAGCAACAACTGTAGAACAAGCAGTAGCAATCGCTGAAGAAATTGGATATCCAGTATTAGTAAGACCGTCTTACGTACTAGGTGGACGTGCGATGGAAATCGTATATCGTCAAGAAGAATTACTGCACTACATGAAAAATGCAGTTAAAGTTCATGCAGAGCATCCGGTATTAATTGACCGTTACATGGTTGGTAAAGAAATTGAAGTAGATGCAATTTCAGACGGTGAGAATGTATTCATTCCAGGTATTATGGAACATATTGAACGCGCTGGAGTTCACTCTGGTGACTCAATTGGAGTATACCCACCACAAAGCTTATCTGAAAAACTAAAAGAACAAATCATTGAACATACAATTGCACTTGGAAAAGGTTTAAACATTGTTGGATTACTAAATATCCAGTTCGTAGTATTCAAAGATCAAGTGTACGTAATTGAAGTAAACCCACGTGCGAGTCGTACAGTACCGTTCTTAAGTAAAATTACGGGCGTACCGATGGCGAATGTTGCAACGAAAGTTATTTTAGGTCAAGACTTAGTAGAGCAAGGATACGGAACTGGTTATCACCCAGAAGAGAAAGAAGTATATGTAAAAGCGCCGGTATTCTCGTTTGCGAAACTACGCTCAGTTGATACAACATTAGGACCTGAAATGAAGTCAACAGGGGAAGTAATGGGTAAAGACTTAACGCTTGAAAAAGCATTATATAAAGGATTAGTTGCTTCTGGAATTAACATCCCAACGCACGGATCAGTAATCATCACAGTAGCGGATAAAGATAAAGAAGAGGCAATGGAAATTGCAAAACGTTTCCACGAAATCGGTTATAACTTATTAGCAACAGCTGGAACAGCACAATCGTTAGCAGAGCAAAATATTCCAGTGCAAGTGGTAAACAAAATTGATTCTGAAGACTATAACTTACTTGATATTATCCGTCAAGGAAAAGCACAGTTTGTAATCAATACATTAACAAAAGGCAAACAACCAGCGCGTGATGGTTTCCGCATTCGCCGTGAATCAGTAGAAAATGGTGTGGCTTGCTTAACATCACTTGATACAACGAGAGCAATCTTACGAGTATTGGAATCTATGACATTCTCAGCTCATTCAATGAAAGAAATTACGCAAACAAAGCGTCACGAGGTGGTACATGCATGA
- the pyrF gene encoding orotidine-5'-phosphate decarboxylase → MSQSLIVALDFPGKQEVEQFLHHFEGEELFVKVGMELFYKEGPAIITYLKEKGHKIFLDLKLHDIPNTVKSAMRSLASLDVDMVNVHAAGGSSMMKAAIEGLEEGKQEGKERPICIAVTQLTSTSEAMMKKEIGIEKTLEEAVAHYAKLTKDSGLDGVVCSTLEVPKLREVCGNEFVTVTPGIRLASDDVNDQVRVATPKRARELGSSYIVVGRSITKAENPLEAYKTVKQQWEGVTV, encoded by the coding sequence ATGTCACAGTCGTTAATCGTTGCACTAGATTTTCCAGGGAAACAAGAAGTAGAACAATTCTTACACCACTTTGAAGGGGAAGAGTTATTTGTCAAAGTAGGTATGGAGTTATTTTACAAAGAAGGCCCTGCAATTATTACGTACTTAAAAGAAAAAGGACATAAGATTTTCCTAGATTTAAAACTTCATGATATTCCGAATACAGTAAAAAGCGCTATGCGTAGCCTAGCTAGTCTAGATGTTGATATGGTAAATGTTCATGCTGCTGGGGGAAGTAGCATGATGAAAGCTGCGATTGAGGGATTAGAGGAAGGTAAGCAAGAAGGAAAAGAGAGACCGATTTGTATTGCAGTTACACAACTAACAAGCACTTCGGAAGCTATGATGAAAAAAGAGATTGGCATTGAGAAAACGTTAGAAGAAGCGGTTGCTCATTATGCAAAATTAACGAAAGACAGTGGACTTGATGGCGTTGTTTGTTCAACACTTGAAGTTCCAAAATTACGTGAAGTATGCGGAAATGAATTTGTAACAGTAACACCGGGGATTCGTCTTGCAAGTGATGATGTTAATGACCAAGTGCGCGTAGCAACACCGAAACGTGCGAGGGAACTTGGCTCAAGCTACATTGTAGTTGGACGCAGTATTACGAAAGCAGAAAATCCGCTTGAAGCGTATAAAACAGTAAAACAACAGTGGGAAGGTGTAACAGTATGA
- the uraA gene encoding uracil permease, producing the protein MEQKPVLDVNEVPKPGKWLFLSIQHLFAMFGSTVLVPFLTGLNPSVALISSGLGTLAFLLITKGQVPAYLGSSFAFIAPIITAKTAGGPGAAMLGGLLAGLVYILISLGIKKSGSEWIMKLLPPIVVGPVVMVIGLALAHTAVNMAMNGADGKYSFIHFSVALVTLAITIICSIFGRGFFSIIPVLLGIIGGYIFAYFQGLVDLKPVAEAKWFVVPDFTVPFVTYTPEFSWKIVLLMVPVALVTISEHIGHQIVLGNVIKRDLIEKPGLHRSIFGDGVATLIASLIGGPPNTTYGENIGVLAITRAYSVYLFIGSAVFAIMFGFIGKISALIHSIPTPVMGGVSILLFGVIASSGLRMMVDDKTDLSDKRNLMIASVILVIGIGGAVLHVGESFQVEGMALAAIVGVLLNLLLPETKQIKQPKQIAS; encoded by the coding sequence ATGGAACAAAAGCCAGTGTTAGACGTTAATGAAGTACCGAAACCGGGAAAATGGTTATTTTTGAGTATACAACATTTGTTCGCGATGTTTGGATCAACAGTGCTTGTTCCGTTTTTAACAGGATTGAATCCATCAGTAGCATTAATATCAAGTGGATTAGGAACGTTAGCGTTTCTTCTTATAACGAAAGGTCAAGTACCTGCCTATCTAGGATCATCATTCGCCTTTATCGCACCGATTATAACAGCGAAAACGGCAGGTGGACCGGGAGCAGCAATGCTTGGTGGTTTGCTAGCAGGGCTTGTGTACATCTTAATCTCACTCGGAATTAAGAAATCAGGATCAGAGTGGATTATGAAATTACTTCCGCCAATCGTAGTTGGACCGGTAGTAATGGTAATCGGTTTAGCGTTAGCACATACAGCAGTTAATATGGCGATGAACGGTGCGGATGGCAAATATAGCTTTATACACTTTTCAGTAGCATTAGTAACATTAGCAATTACAATTATATGCTCGATATTCGGAAGAGGATTTTTCAGTATCATACCAGTGTTACTTGGCATTATCGGCGGATATATCTTCGCTTACTTCCAAGGGCTAGTAGACTTAAAGCCGGTAGCTGAGGCAAAATGGTTTGTTGTACCAGATTTCACAGTACCATTTGTCACATACACACCAGAGTTTTCATGGAAGATTGTACTCTTGATGGTACCAGTTGCACTAGTAACAATATCAGAACATATCGGACATCAAATTGTACTTGGAAATGTTATTAAAAGAGATTTAATTGAAAAACCAGGTTTACACCGTTCGATCTTCGGTGACGGAGTAGCAACATTAATCGCATCACTAATCGGCGGGCCACCGAATACAACGTATGGTGAAAACATCGGTGTGCTAGCAATTACGAGAGCATACAGTGTATACTTATTCATCGGTTCAGCAGTATTCGCAATCATGTTCGGATTTATCGGTAAGATTTCTGCGCTGATTCATTCGATCCCAACACCAGTTATGGGTGGGGTATCAATCTTACTATTCGGTGTAATTGCATCAAGCGGATTACGCATGATGGTAGATGATAAAACAGATTTAAGTGACAAACGAAACTTAATGATTGCATCAGTAATACTAGTAATCGGTATTGGTGGAGCGGTACTTCACGTAGGAGAATCGTTCCAAGTAGAAGGAATGGCACTAGCAGCAATTGTAGGTGTACTGTTAAATCTACTACTACCGGAAACGAAACAAATAAAACAACCTAAGCAGATTGCTTCATAA
- the pyrK gene encoding dihydroorotate oxidase B electron transfer subunit encodes MMQKQNMIVVNQKEIAKNIYELVLQGTLVQQMNEPGQFVHIKVAEGIAPLLRRPISICNVDQEKNEFTMLYRAEGQGTKTLATRKQGEMIDVLGPLGHGFPVEEAEAGQTALLVGGGIGVPPLYELSQRLVAKGVRVIHILGFQTKDVVFYEEKFAELGDTYVATVDGTHGTKGFVTDVIDNYGIDFDILYSCGPLAMLRALEGRYKEKKAYISLEERMGCGIGACFACVCHLQEDPSGHSYKKVCSDGPVFPIGEVVL; translated from the coding sequence ATGATGCAAAAGCAAAATATGATTGTCGTTAACCAAAAAGAAATCGCAAAAAACATTTACGAATTAGTGCTTCAAGGAACGTTAGTACAGCAAATGAACGAACCAGGGCAGTTTGTACACATTAAGGTAGCAGAGGGCATTGCGCCCCTTCTGCGCCGCCCAATTAGTATTTGTAATGTAGATCAAGAGAAGAACGAATTTACAATGCTATATCGTGCCGAAGGACAAGGGACAAAAACATTAGCAACTAGAAAACAAGGTGAAATGATAGATGTACTAGGACCATTAGGACACGGTTTTCCTGTAGAAGAAGCAGAAGCTGGTCAAACAGCTTTACTAGTAGGCGGGGGAATTGGTGTACCACCACTTTATGAATTATCACAGCGCCTCGTTGCAAAGGGTGTACGCGTGATTCACATCTTAGGTTTTCAAACGAAAGATGTTGTTTTCTATGAAGAAAAATTTGCAGAACTTGGTGATACGTACGTTGCGACAGTAGACGGTACACACGGTACAAAAGGATTTGTCACAGATGTAATTGATAATTACGGGATCGACTTTGACATTCTTTATTCATGTGGCCCGTTAGCGATGCTTCGTGCATTAGAAGGACGTTACAAAGAGAAAAAAGCATATATTTCATTAGAAGAGCGTATGGGCTGTGGTATTGGAGCTTGTTTCGCATGTGTATGCCACTTACAAGAAGATCCAAGTGGACATTCTTACAAGAAGGTGTGTAGCGACGGACCAGTATTTCCAATCGGGGAGGTTGTACTATGA
- the pyrB gene encoding aspartate carbamoyltransferase — protein sequence MSHLLTMSELSEVEISEILKDAEDFANGKESKTTEQTFVANLFFENSTRTRFSFEVAEKRLGLDVLNFSADASSVQKGETLYDTIRTLESIGTKAVIVRHEQDRYFDELKDQVNIPILNAGDGCGNHPTQCLLDLLTIKQEFGRFEGLKIAIVGDVRHSRVARSNAEALTKLGATIYFASPEEWKDEDSTFGTYKPLDELVPEVDVMMLLRVQHERHDHYETDIMKEYHERHGLTVEREKRMKEGSIIMHPAPVNRDVEVASELVECERSRIFKQMENGVYVRMAVLKRALPNVLGGMKHELLV from the coding sequence ATGAGCCATTTGTTAACGATGAGTGAATTATCGGAAGTAGAAATTTCAGAAATCCTAAAAGACGCAGAAGATTTCGCGAATGGAAAAGAGAGCAAAACGACAGAGCAAACTTTTGTTGCGAACTTGTTCTTTGAGAATAGTACGAGAACGAGATTTAGCTTTGAAGTTGCTGAGAAGAGATTAGGACTAGATGTTTTAAACTTTTCAGCGGATGCATCTAGCGTACAAAAAGGAGAAACTCTATACGATACGATAAGAACACTAGAATCAATCGGAACAAAAGCGGTGATCGTCCGCCATGAGCAAGATCGCTACTTCGATGAACTAAAAGATCAGGTAAATATCCCAATCTTAAACGCTGGAGATGGATGTGGAAACCACCCAACGCAGTGCCTACTCGATCTTCTTACAATTAAACAAGAGTTTGGAAGATTTGAAGGATTAAAGATTGCGATAGTAGGAGATGTTCGTCATAGCCGAGTAGCACGTTCTAATGCAGAAGCATTAACGAAACTGGGTGCAACAATTTACTTTGCAAGTCCAGAAGAGTGGAAAGATGAAGACAGCACATTTGGAACATACAAACCATTGGATGAACTTGTTCCAGAAGTGGATGTAATGATGTTACTTCGTGTACAACATGAGCGTCATGATCATTATGAAACAGACATTATGAAAGAGTATCATGAGAGACACGGATTAACAGTGGAAAGAGAAAAGCGTATGAAAGAAGGAAGCATTATTATGCATCCAGCTCCTGTAAACCGTGATGTTGAAGTTGCAAGTGAACTTGTTGAGTGTGAGCGTTCACGCATATTTAAACAAATGGAAAATGGAGTTTACGTAAGAATGGCTGTACTAAAACGCGCCTTACCAAATGTATTAGGAGGAATGAAACATGAATTACTTGTTTAA
- the pyrC gene encoding dihydroorotase — protein MNYLFKNGRYMNEEGKIVATDLLVQDGKIAKVAENITADNAEVIEVNGNLIAPGLVDVHVHLREPGGEHKETIETGTLAAAKGGFTTICSMPNTRPVPDCREHMEDLQKRIKEKAHVNVLPYGAITVRQAGSEMTDFETLKELGAFAFTDDGVGVQDASMMLAAMKRAAKLNMAVVAHCEENTLINKGCVHEGKFSEKHGLNGIPSVCESVHIARDILLAEAADCHYHVCHVSTKGSVRVIRDAKRAGIKVTAEVTPHHLVLCEDDIPSVDPNFKMNPPLRGKEDHAALIEGLLDGTIDMIATDHAPHTAEEKAQGIERAPFGITGFETAFPLLYTNLVKKGIITLEQLIQFLTEKPADTFGLEAGRLKEGRTADITIIDLEQEEEIDPTTFLSKGKNTPFAGWKCQGWPVMTIVGGKIAWQKESALV, from the coding sequence ATGAATTACTTGTTTAAAAATGGTCGTTATATGAATGAAGAAGGAAAAATCGTAGCAACAGATCTTCTCGTACAAGACGGTAAAATCGCTAAGGTAGCAGAAAATATTACGGCAGATAATGCTGAAGTAATCGAAGTGAACGGAAATTTAATCGCACCTGGATTAGTAGATGTACACGTACATCTTCGTGAACCAGGTGGTGAACATAAAGAAACAATTGAAACAGGTACACTAGCAGCGGCAAAAGGTGGATTCACTACAATTTGCTCAATGCCAAATACACGCCCAGTACCAGATTGCAGAGAACATATGGAAGACCTGCAAAAACGTATTAAAGAAAAAGCGCATGTCAACGTACTACCATACGGAGCAATTACAGTACGTCAAGCTGGTTCTGAAATGACAGATTTCGAAACATTAAAAGAACTTGGAGCATTTGCTTTCACAGATGACGGCGTAGGCGTACAAGATGCTAGCATGATGTTAGCGGCTATGAAACGTGCAGCGAAATTAAATATGGCAGTAGTTGCGCACTGTGAAGAGAATACGCTTATTAATAAAGGTTGTGTACATGAAGGGAAGTTTTCTGAGAAACACGGATTAAACGGTATCCCATCAGTATGTGAATCTGTACATATTGCAAGGGATATACTGCTTGCTGAAGCAGCAGATTGTCACTATCACGTATGTCACGTAAGTACAAAAGGTTCTGTACGTGTAATCCGTGATGCGAAACGAGCTGGAATTAAAGTAACAGCAGAAGTAACACCACATCACCTAGTGTTATGTGAAGATGATATCCCATCAGTTGATCCTAACTTTAAAATGAACCCACCGCTTCGTGGAAAAGAAGACCATGCAGCATTAATTGAAGGATTACTAGATGGAACGATCGATATGATCGCAACTGACCATGCACCGCATACAGCGGAAGAGAAAGCACAAGGAATTGAAAGAGCGCCATTCGGAATTACTGGTTTTGAAACAGCATTCCCACTTCTATACACAAACCTTGTGAAAAAAGGAATTATTACATTAGAGCAGTTAATTCAATTCTTAACAGAAAAGCCAGCTGATACATTCGGCTTAGAAGCAGGTCGCCTGAAAGAAGGTAGAACAGCTGATATTACAATCATTGATTTAGAACAAGAAGAAGAGATTGACCCAACAACATTCTTATCAAAAGGAAAAAATACACCATTCGCAGGTTGGAAATGCCAAGGATGGCCGGTAATGACAATCGTTGGTGGTAAGATCGCATGGCAAAAGGAGAGTGCATTAGTATGA